A portion of the uncultured Draconibacterium sp. genome contains these proteins:
- a CDS encoding nuclear transport factor 2 family protein, with translation MSNLDTLKEGYQNFAEGNIEAVLSMWDEKIVWHACTGLPYIKGDGVFIGPQDVLANVLANIPEHFDDFSIEISDFIDGGDKIVMEGFYTGVYKSTSKRFKANATHTWTFKNGKPAVFFQAVDTALIINP, from the coding sequence ATGAGCAATTTAGATACATTAAAAGAAGGATATCAGAATTTTGCTGAAGGCAACATTGAAGCTGTTCTGTCCATGTGGGATGAAAAAATTGTTTGGCATGCCTGCACCGGTCTTCCATATATTAAAGGCGATGGAGTATTTATTGGCCCTCAAGATGTTTTAGCTAACGTTTTGGCGAACATACCTGAACATTTTGATGATTTTAGCATTGAAATTTCGGATTTTATCGACGGAGGTGATAAAATTGTTATGGAAGGTTTTTATACCGGCGTGTATAAGTCAACAAGCAAACGTTTTAAAGCCAATGCCACACATACATGGACATTCAAGAACGGGAAACCGGCTGTCTTTTTTCAGGCTGTCGACACAGCATTAATTATCAATCCATGA
- a CDS encoding YbaK/EbsC family protein: MPVKKLKAFLDENNVKYIVIKHSSAYTAQEIAAKSHISGKEFAKTVIVNVDGKMAMTVLPASYQIDFELLKDIFGSRHVSLANEAEFQRFFPDCEIGAMPPFGNLYDMEVFVAETLAEDEEIAFNAGNHTEMIKMSYADFERLVDPRVFKFSWKTVSMPGDPSERWAME, from the coding sequence ATGCCGGTAAAAAAACTTAAAGCATTTCTTGATGAAAACAATGTAAAGTACATCGTAATTAAACACTCGAGTGCTTATACTGCTCAGGAAATTGCAGCAAAAAGTCACATCTCGGGCAAAGAGTTTGCAAAAACTGTAATTGTAAATGTTGATGGAAAGATGGCAATGACCGTATTACCTGCTTCGTACCAAATTGATTTTGAATTATTGAAAGACATTTTTGGATCGAGGCACGTAAGTTTAGCGAACGAAGCTGAATTTCAGCGTTTTTTTCCTGATTGTGAAATAGGAGCAATGCCGCCATTTGGGAACCTATACGATATGGAGGTTTTTGTAGCCGAAACACTTGCTGAAGATGAAGAAATTGCGTTTAATGCAGGAAACCACACCGAGATGATTAAAATGAGTTATGCTGATTTTGAGCGTTTGGTTGATCCACGGGTGTTTAAATTTTCGTGGAAAACAGTTTCCATGCCTGGTGATCCGAGTGAACGATGGGCAATGGAATAA
- a CDS encoding sodium ion-translocating decarboxylase subunit beta translates to MRKIFQLLLLLIFITPSVFGAEQSEKISEVLTEGKWVNYSDGYVPIPTYKEDGTQTEKPRTVKRFKTFTFEEHGAFILDSAKTRYTGHFTISGDKAILNFNEIPVTHLSANTDPNKSTGYDTEVEMVKLPQRVLHLSDNGKLVGDGHEYKHYSGAMSGLFNFYEFSGFANIAWGNVIMMLIGFVFLFLAIKYDFEPMLLIPIGFGILIGNIPMFQVVDFNLKLGVYEPGSVMNILYQGVVQGWYPPIIFLGIGAMTDFSSLISNPKLMLLGAAAQIGIFLTFLGAIYLGFAAPEAGAIGIIGGADGPTAIFISSKLANGLNVLADGTTVKNLIGPIAIAAYSYMALVPVIQPPVIRLMTTKRERLIRMKPPRAVSKTEKVLFPIIGLILTAYIAPSALPLIGMLFFGNLLKESGVTKRLATTAANPLIDTITILLGITVGASTQADVFLTPSSIKIFALGAGSFVIATAGGVAGAKIMNLFLRKDNKINPMIGAAGVSAVPDSARVVQGMGLKEDPTNHLLMHAMAPNVSGVIGSAVAAGILLSFLM, encoded by the coding sequence ATGAGAAAAATATTTCAACTATTATTACTACTGATTTTTATTACACCATCGGTTTTTGGTGCTGAGCAATCAGAAAAAATCAGCGAAGTATTGACAGAAGGGAAATGGGTTAACTATTCCGATGGATATGTTCCTATTCCAACCTATAAAGAGGATGGAACGCAAACCGAAAAACCGCGAACTGTAAAACGTTTTAAGACCTTCACTTTTGAAGAACACGGAGCATTTATTTTAGACTCTGCAAAAACACGTTATACAGGGCATTTTACAATCTCCGGCGATAAAGCAATTCTGAATTTTAACGAAATTCCGGTTACGCATTTAAGTGCGAATACCGATCCGAATAAATCAACCGGTTACGATACCGAAGTAGAAATGGTAAAACTCCCGCAACGAGTGTTACATCTTTCTGACAATGGTAAACTTGTTGGCGACGGACATGAATACAAGCATTACAGCGGAGCAATGTCAGGATTATTCAATTTCTACGAATTTTCCGGTTTTGCCAACATTGCATGGGGTAACGTAATTATGATGCTGATAGGATTTGTTTTCCTGTTCCTTGCAATTAAATACGACTTTGAGCCCATGTTGCTCATTCCAATTGGATTTGGTATCCTTATTGGAAATATTCCAATGTTCCAGGTAGTAGACTTTAACCTGAAATTAGGTGTTTACGAGCCCGGATCGGTTATGAATATTCTTTACCAAGGAGTTGTTCAGGGGTGGTATCCACCAATTATTTTCCTTGGAATTGGAGCAATGACCGACTTCTCGTCACTGATCTCGAATCCGAAATTGATGTTGCTTGGAGCTGCTGCGCAAATTGGTATTTTCCTTACTTTCCTTGGTGCTATTTACCTTGGATTTGCGGCGCCTGAAGCCGGCGCAATTGGTATTATTGGTGGTGCCGATGGTCCTACTGCGATTTTCATTTCGTCGAAACTGGCAAACGGATTAAATGTGTTGGCAGATGGAACAACAGTGAAAAACCTGATTGGACCGATTGCAATTGCAGCGTATTCATATATGGCACTTGTTCCGGTTATTCAGCCACCTGTAATCAGGCTAATGACTACGAAAAGAGAACGTTTAATCAGAATGAAACCTCCACGTGCGGTTTCTAAAACTGAGAAAGTACTGTTCCCTATTATTGGTTTGATTCTGACAGCCTATATTGCTCCATCAGCATTACCACTTATTGGTATGTTGTTCTTCGGAAACTTGCTGAAAGAATCGGGTGTAACAAAACGTTTGGCCACAACTGCTGCCAACCCGCTTATCGATACCATTACAATTTTGTTGGGTATTACTGTGGGCGCTTCAACACAAGCCGATGTATTCCTTACTCCATCTTCAATTAAGATTTTTGCGCTGGGTGCCGGTTCGTTTGTTATTGCAACAGCGGGTGGTGTTGCAGGTGCTAAAATTATGAACCTGTTCCTGAGAAAAGATAACAAAATCAATCCTATGATTGGAGCAGCCGGTGTTTCGGCTGTACCTGACAGTGCCAGGGTTGTTCAAGGTATGGGACTAAAAGAAGATCCAACCAACCACTTGCTTATGCACGCTATGGCACCAAACGTTTCCGGTGTTATTGGCTCGGCAGTAGCAGCTGGTATTTTGTTGAGTTTCTTGATGTAA
- a CDS encoding biotin/lipoyl-containing protein, producing MKKYKFTIHGNEYDVHLKDIEDNVAELDVNGTIYQVEIHGEVKTSKTPKLIRKPVEKMPGEGQIKKSESTGKHKVTAPLPGTILKINVTVGDVVTEGQNLMVMEAMKMENQVQTTKAGEVTAIKVGVGDSVLQDDVLIEIG from the coding sequence ATGAAAAAATATAAATTCACAATACACGGTAACGAATACGACGTTCACTTAAAAGACATTGAAGACAATGTCGCAGAACTGGATGTAAACGGGACCATTTACCAAGTTGAAATTCACGGAGAAGTAAAAACATCAAAAACTCCGAAACTGATCCGGAAACCGGTAGAAAAAATGCCTGGCGAAGGACAGATCAAAAAATCAGAGTCAACCGGAAAACACAAAGTTACAGCACCACTACCAGGTACTATTCTTAAAATTAATGTAACTGTTGGCGACGTAGTTACCGAAGGTCAAAACCTAATGGTTATGGAAGCCATGAAAATGGAAAACCAGGTGCAAACTACAAAAGCCGGCGAAGTTACAGCAATTAAGGTAGGTGTTGGCGACAGTGTGTTACAGGATGATGTTTTGATTGAAATCGGTTAA
- a CDS encoding OadG family protein: MEPLSILLASSVQFGYTVAIVGFGIVFTALTCLVIVFSNTPKLINMKFNKEKLKRNKNKQQAQVTEDDDYVEGNVTAAISLALHMYFNELHDEESNIVTIKKVRKSYSPWSSKIYSVQNNWPR, from the coding sequence ATGGAACCATTATCAATTCTATTAGCCAGTTCTGTTCAGTTTGGATACACCGTTGCAATTGTTGGATTCGGTATTGTTTTTACTGCTCTAACCTGCCTTGTTATTGTATTCAGTAACACTCCGAAGTTGATAAATATGAAATTCAACAAGGAAAAGCTGAAAAGAAACAAAAACAAACAACAGGCACAAGTTACTGAAGATGATGACTATGTTGAAGGTAACGTAACAGCAGCAATTAGTTTGGCATTGCACATGTATTTTAACGAACTGCACGACGAAGAAAGTAACATTGTTACCATTAAAAAGGTAAGAAAATCGTACTCGCCATGGAGTTCAAAAATTTACAGTGTACAAAACAACTGGCCACGATAA
- a CDS encoding acyl-CoA carboxylase subunit beta, with product MSNQDKIKKLIDLRAEAKLGGGLKRIEAQHKKGKFTARERIELLLDEGSFEEFDMFVTHRCTNFGLEKTKFLGDGVVTGHGTIDGRVVYVFSQDFTVFGGSLSETFAQKICKVMDMAMKAGAPVIGINDSGGARIQEGVNSLAGYAEIFERNILASGVIPQISAIFGPCAGGAVYSPALTDFIMMTEQNSYMFVTGPKVVKTVTGEDISVEDLGGGKVHASKSGVAQFLVENEQEGISILRKLISYLPQNNLEDPIVTDSSDPIDRLDDALNEIIPDNPNQPYEVKDVIHTIVDYGEFLEIHRNYAKNIVVGFAKFDGQPVGIVANQPNYLAGVLDIDASVKAARFVRFCDSFNIPIITLVDVPGFLPGSRQEYGGIITHGAKLMFAYGEATVPKITITLRKSYGGAHDVMSSKQLRGDLNYAWPTAEIAVMGAAGAVEVLHGRKLRDIEDAEERAKFIADHEEEYKEKFANPYQAASFGYIDDVIEPRNTRFRIIRGLQSLATKKLVNPPKKHSNIPL from the coding sequence ATGAGCAACCAGGATAAAATTAAAAAGTTAATCGACCTAAGAGCAGAAGCTAAGCTGGGTGGCGGATTGAAAAGAATTGAAGCGCAGCACAAAAAAGGCAAATTTACTGCTCGCGAAAGAATCGAACTTCTTCTTGACGAAGGTAGTTTCGAAGAATTTGACATGTTTGTTACACACCGCTGTACAAACTTCGGTTTGGAAAAAACCAAGTTTTTGGGTGATGGTGTAGTTACCGGTCACGGAACAATCGACGGACGTGTAGTTTACGTTTTCTCGCAAGACTTTACAGTTTTTGGAGGATCGTTATCAGAAACCTTTGCACAGAAAATTTGCAAGGTAATGGATATGGCAATGAAAGCCGGAGCGCCAGTAATTGGTATCAACGACTCGGGCGGTGCACGTATTCAGGAAGGTGTGAACTCGTTGGCTGGTTATGCCGAAATTTTCGAGCGTAACATTTTGGCTTCGGGAGTTATTCCACAGATCTCAGCCATTTTCGGACCATGTGCCGGTGGTGCAGTTTACTCTCCTGCCCTAACCGACTTTATCATGATGACCGAGCAAAACTCGTACATGTTTGTAACCGGACCAAAAGTTGTTAAAACGGTAACCGGCGAAGACATTTCGGTTGAAGATCTTGGTGGTGGTAAAGTTCACGCATCTAAATCAGGTGTTGCACAATTCCTGGTTGAAAACGAGCAGGAAGGAATTTCTATCTTGCGTAAACTTATCAGCTATCTTCCTCAAAACAACCTGGAAGATCCGATTGTTACTGACAGTTCAGACCCGATTGATCGTTTGGACGATGCTTTGAATGAGATCATTCCGGATAATCCAAACCAACCATACGAAGTTAAAGATGTTATTCACACTATTGTTGATTATGGCGAATTCCTGGAAATTCACCGTAACTATGCGAAAAACATCGTTGTTGGTTTTGCTAAATTCGACGGCCAGCCTGTTGGTATTGTAGCTAACCAGCCAAACTACTTAGCCGGTGTACTTGATATTGATGCATCAGTAAAAGCAGCACGTTTTGTACGTTTCTGCGATTCATTTAATATTCCAATTATTACTTTGGTTGATGTTCCTGGATTCTTGCCCGGAAGTCGTCAGGAATATGGTGGTATCATCACTCACGGGGCAAAACTGATGTTTGCTTATGGCGAGGCTACTGTGCCTAAAATTACTATCACATTGCGTAAATCATACGGTGGTGCACACGACGTAATGTCGAGTAAACAATTGCGAGGCGACCTTAACTACGCATGGCCAACTGCCGAAATCGCAGTTATGGGTGCTGCCGGTGCTGTTGAAGTACTTCACGGAAGAAAATTGCGCGATATTGAGGATGCTGAAGAGCGTGCTAAATTTATTGCCGACCACGAAGAGGAATACAAAGAAAAATTTGCAAATCCTTATCAGGCTGCATCTTTTGGCTACATCGATGATGTTATCGAGCCTCGTAATACAAGGTTCAGAATTATTCGCGGATTACAAAGCCTTGCTACTAAAAAGCTGGTTAATCCACCTAAGAAACATTCAAATATTCCACTTTAA
- the mce gene encoding methylmalonyl-CoA epimerase yields MNISHIEHIGIAVNSLEEAIPYYEEMLGLKCYAVEEVADQKVKTAFFQVGDTKIELLESTSPDGPIGKFLEKKGQGVHHLAFAVDSVNDSLNELGEKGVQLIDKTARKGAEGLNIGFLHPKATMGVLTEICGKE; encoded by the coding sequence ATGAACATTTCACATATAGAACACATCGGGATCGCAGTAAATAGTTTAGAAGAAGCTATTCCTTACTACGAAGAGATGCTGGGTCTAAAATGCTATGCCGTTGAAGAAGTGGCAGACCAAAAAGTAAAAACCGCTTTCTTTCAGGTTGGCGACACTAAAATCGAGTTATTGGAATCAACCAGTCCTGACGGACCAATTGGCAAATTCCTGGAGAAAAAAGGACAAGGCGTACACCACCTTGCTTTTGCTGTTGACAGTGTAAACGATTCGTTAAACGAACTTGGAGAAAAAGGAGTTCAACTGATCGACAAAACAGCGCGTAAAGGTGCTGAAGGATTAAACATTGGTTTCCTTCACCCAAAAGCTACAATGGGTGTATTAACCGAAATTTGTGGAAAAGAATAA
- a CDS encoding acetyl-CoA hydrolase/transferase C-terminal domain-containing protein: MKNIKFISAADAVKVIKSNDRVHLHSVAVTPHPLINAMVERGKNKEFRNVRIQHIHTEGPAPYAEPELEGIFQLESFFVGGNVRKQTQAGYADYIPVFLQETQRLIREGYLKVNVTMIQVCPPDKHGYVSLGTSVDATLAAIENSDTVIAIVNPNVPRAFGDAMVHINDIDLFVEDDSPLYAPAPGAISETDRKIGRYVAELVEDGATLQMGIGAIPNAVLSMLGNHKDLGVHSEMFADGILPLVDKGVVNGRNKKIDKGKMVATFLMGSTGLYDFIDDNPGVLMQDVKYTNRVSVIAKNPKVTAINSALQIDITGQVCADSIGTTHYSGVGGQIDFLRGASLSKGGKPIIAIPSVTAKGISKIAPTLLLGAGVVSTRANIHWVVTEYGAVNLYGRTMQDRAKLLTSIAHPDHQESLDKAAFERFGPHFHYVWDE, encoded by the coding sequence ATGAAGAATATAAAATTCATTTCAGCTGCTGATGCAGTAAAAGTTATTAAATCGAACGACCGCGTTCACCTTCACAGTGTGGCAGTTACGCCACATCCTCTAATCAATGCGATGGTTGAAAGAGGGAAAAACAAAGAATTCAGAAATGTGCGTATTCAGCACATTCACACTGAAGGACCAGCTCCTTATGCTGAGCCCGAGTTGGAAGGCATTTTTCAATTGGAATCTTTCTTTGTTGGTGGAAACGTAAGGAAACAAACACAAGCCGGTTATGCCGACTACATTCCAGTTTTTCTGCAAGAAACACAACGATTAATTCGTGAAGGTTATTTAAAAGTAAATGTAACCATGATTCAGGTTTGTCCACCCGATAAACATGGTTATGTATCGTTAGGAACATCTGTTGACGCCACTTTGGCAGCAATTGAAAATTCTGACACCGTAATTGCTATTGTAAACCCGAACGTACCACGTGCTTTTGGCGATGCAATGGTTCATATAAACGACATCGATTTATTTGTTGAAGATGACAGCCCGCTGTATGCTCCTGCTCCGGGTGCAATTAGCGAAACCGACCGTAAGATTGGACGTTACGTTGCCGAGTTGGTAGAAGACGGTGCTACTCTGCAAATGGGTATTGGTGCTATTCCAAATGCTGTACTAAGCATGTTGGGTAACCACAAAGATCTAGGAGTTCACTCGGAAATGTTTGCCGACGGCATTCTTCCTTTGGTAGATAAAGGGGTGGTTAACGGCCGAAACAAAAAGATTGACAAAGGCAAAATGGTTGCAACTTTCTTAATGGGTTCTACCGGCCTTTACGATTTTATCGACGACAACCCCGGAGTGTTAATGCAAGATGTAAAATACACCAACCGTGTAAGTGTTATTGCTAAAAACCCAAAAGTAACCGCAATTAACTCTGCGCTTCAAATCGATATTACCGGACAGGTTTGTGCCGACTCTATTGGAACAACTCATTATTCAGGTGTTGGTGGTCAGATCGACTTTTTGCGTGGTGCATCGTTAAGTAAAGGTGGTAAACCAATTATTGCAATACCATCTGTTACTGCTAAAGGTATTAGCAAAATTGCTCCAACATTGTTGCTCGGAGCCGGTGTAGTAAGTACACGCGCTAATATCCACTGGGTAGTTACCGAATACGGTGCAGTAAACTTGTATGGAAGAACAATGCAAGACAGAGCAAAATTATTGACATCAATAGCTCACCCCGACCATCAGGAAAGTTTGGACAAAGCAGCATTTGAACGTTTTGGTCCTCATTTTCATTATGTATGGGATGAATAA
- a CDS encoding DNA-binding response regulator gives MQNSGLDVLLKDKGFNVVQVSRVDIVIKKIIDDEVDLLICPYKINSESGFSIFNRLKPFLLKNAIPFFLLMEKYDEKGIMIGLEIGIDNFIFYPFNYDSIEQKIEQALNKRMEVNVFALNHFKKYFSTSEVAMFYLEKNEVIRVNDAFCKLANRKREEIEHQYFDWLFSINGHTENEFNYRRFTDGVADVCKLKNVTCCNTNGFKYNVSLHRGNQFNINSVFAEIIPINNSSGNDEPQPNEAKLVSRLDRAKDMFGLTKRELEVFHLSAKGLPVKQIAIDLGIAERTIEKHRSNIMRKTATRSILEAILAVDENLNATPVSKI, from the coding sequence ATGCAAAACAGCGGTCTTGATGTACTATTAAAAGACAAGGGCTTTAATGTTGTACAGGTTTCACGAGTAGATATTGTAATTAAAAAGATTATTGATGATGAAGTAGATTTGCTAATCTGCCCATATAAAATTAACAGCGAATCCGGTTTTAGTATTTTTAATCGGTTAAAACCATTTCTTTTAAAAAATGCAATACCCTTTTTCTTACTCATGGAAAAATATGATGAAAAAGGCATAATGATAGGCCTTGAGATAGGTATTGACAACTTTATATTTTATCCGTTTAATTATGATTCTATTGAGCAGAAAATTGAACAGGCGTTAAATAAACGAATGGAAGTTAATGTATTTGCGTTAAATCATTTTAAGAAATATTTTTCGACATCGGAGGTGGCCATGTTTTACCTTGAAAAAAATGAAGTAATTCGTGTAAATGATGCTTTTTGTAAGCTTGCAAACCGAAAAAGAGAAGAAATTGAGCACCAGTATTTCGATTGGCTTTTTTCTATAAACGGGCATACCGAAAATGAATTTAACTATCGACGATTTACGGATGGGGTAGCAGATGTATGTAAATTGAAAAATGTAACCTGTTGTAATACCAATGGCTTTAAATATAATGTAAGCTTGCATCGTGGCAATCAGTTTAATATTAATTCAGTTTTTGCAGAAATTATACCTATTAATAATAGCTCTGGTAATGATGAACCTCAACCCAATGAAGCAAAATTGGTAAGCCGACTTGACAGAGCAAAAGATATGTTTGGTTTAACAAAAAGGGAGTTGGAAGTATTTCATTTGTCGGCAAAAGGACTGCCTGTAAAACAGATTGCAATTGATCTGGGAATTGCTGAGCGTACCATTGAAAAGCATCGTTCAAATATTATGAGGAAAACGGCTACAAGAAGTATTTTAGAAGCAATTTTAGCTGTTGATGAAAATTTAAATGCTACGCCTGTTTCAAAAATATAA
- a CDS encoding curlin repeat-containing protein produces the protein MKKIAFLFWFLLVGGVVLAQSNITTIWQEGESQVAFSEQTGTLNTISIEQISNNPQFAWVFQSGEMEDETSGDITPGGESNQAVVDQTYSGDGNKSFLFQYGSFNKSYQKQNGNGNQFNFAGNFPENIFGSGSLPEDAVPNQDGDYHQLSQIAVGNYNQSWIYQAGRANEASQYIEGDFNETWTSQSGYQQSSEMIIAGNRNGSHYLEHEEGKFPHSDEEEESSEGHSGGNGKSGHSGGESEEGGMPDVIPPPHDEDHVFVPTVSVAIKQMGRGSRAEMLIDGDDNKAVIIQRGGTGDVDDGRVPEEDACGGHFADQDIYGDWNRIFVSQMGKQHTSLEYVNGTNNLVLSMQRGNSNYSDIDVIGGSNELGIDQKGKGNISVASIDGFFNGNFVDGIDEYAVKLVQEGKENYSSIQITGSYNQIDAHQGGGGISFITQNGDWNTAVLNQESIDNH, from the coding sequence ATGAAAAAAATAGCATTCCTTTTTTGGTTTTTACTTGTAGGAGGTGTGGTGTTAGCTCAGTCAAATATTACCACGATTTGGCAGGAAGGAGAAAGTCAGGTAGCATTTTCAGAGCAAACAGGTACATTGAATACGATTTCAATAGAACAAATTTCAAATAATCCTCAGTTTGCATGGGTGTTTCAATCCGGAGAGATGGAGGACGAAACTTCGGGTGATATTACTCCGGGAGGAGAATCCAATCAGGCTGTTGTAGATCAAACGTATTCTGGTGACGGTAATAAATCTTTTTTATTTCAGTACGGTTCCTTTAATAAATCGTACCAGAAACAAAATGGAAACGGAAATCAATTCAATTTTGCAGGGAATTTTCCGGAAAACATTTTTGGATCAGGAAGTTTGCCCGAAGACGCAGTTCCAAATCAGGACGGTGATTATCATCAGCTCTCGCAAATCGCTGTTGGCAATTATAACCAATCTTGGATCTATCAGGCAGGAAGAGCAAACGAAGCTTCGCAATACATTGAAGGCGATTTTAATGAAACCTGGACCTCTCAGAGTGGTTACCAGCAATCATCTGAAATGATTATTGCCGGAAACAGGAATGGAAGCCACTATCTGGAACATGAAGAAGGCAAATTTCCTCACTCTGACGAAGAGGAAGAAAGTTCTGAAGGTCATTCCGGAGGAAATGGCAAAAGCGGTCATTCCGGAGGGGAAAGCGAAGAAGGAGGTATGCCCGACGTAATTCCACCACCACACGACGAAGATCATGTGTTTGTACCAACCGTGAGTGTAGCAATAAAACAAATGGGACGAGGCTCGCGCGCCGAAATGTTAATTGACGGCGATGATAATAAAGCGGTGATCATTCAACGTGGCGGAACTGGCGATGTTGATGATGGCAGAGTTCCAGAGGAAGATGCTTGTGGCGGGCATTTTGCCGATCAGGATATTTACGGAGACTGGAACAGGATTTTTGTAAGCCAAATGGGCAAACAACATACCAGTTTGGAATATGTGAATGGTACAAACAATTTGGTTCTGTCAATGCAAAGAGGAAATAGTAATTATTCCGATATCGATGTAATTGGTGGATCGAATGAGCTTGGAATAGATCAAAAAGGAAAAGGCAATATTTCGGTTGCCAGTATTGACGGGTTTTTCAACGGAAATTTTGTTGATGGTATAGATGAATATGCAGTAAAACTTGTACAGGAAGGGAAGGAAAATTATTCTTCCATTCAAATCACGGGCAGTTATAATCAGATTGACGCTCACCAGGGAGGTGGCGGAATATCATTTATCACCCAAAATGGCGACTGGAACACAGCAGTTCTGAACCAGGAGAGTATTGATAATCATTAA
- a CDS encoding CsgE family curli-type amyloid fiber assembly protein, whose amino-acid sequence MKLLIAIIFLCSLAFIGAAQTEVTQDTLHFKEAPDDLKKLIEEISATKEKVSSDADIEIDGLLFDETKTKSGRDFYDFFYTAWEAPKGARNYFIYISEKPYRLSTTMIEIRINETLVFQSFLQPRNEIVEQLAQQAVARTQVYLANYEELVRQLDGEDRSGTGIF is encoded by the coding sequence ATGAAGCTTTTGATCGCCATAATATTTTTGTGTTCTCTAGCCTTTATTGGCGCAGCTCAAACTGAGGTAACTCAGGATACTTTACATTTTAAAGAAGCACCGGACGACCTAAAAAAACTGATCGAGGAAATTTCAGCAACTAAAGAAAAGGTCAGTTCCGATGCCGACATTGAAATTGATGGCCTGCTTTTCGACGAAACCAAAACGAAAAGCGGAAGAGATTTTTACGATTTCTTTTATACGGCGTGGGAGGCACCCAAAGGAGCTCGCAATTATTTTATTTATATCAGCGAGAAACCCTACCGCTTATCAACGACGATGATTGAAATTAGAATTAACGAAACACTTGTATTTCAGTCGTTTCTTCAACCACGAAATGAAATTGTGGAGCAACTGGCACAACAAGCAGTTGCACGCACACAGGTATACCTGGCTAATTACGAGGAGTTAGTTAGGCAACTGGATGGAGAAGACCGTTCGGGTACAGGTATTTTTTAA
- a CDS encoding curli assembly protein CsgF, whose product MNKILFFIPIFLLLFCHSAGAQDFVYTPKNPAFGGNPYNYSWMLSSAEAQNTIEAPSDGTDPYSRYGSDPASDFAESLNRQILSRLSREIVTRQFGEEALEEGSYILGDYQIDIGDAGGGVNITISDNSTGATTTVEVPYF is encoded by the coding sequence ATGAATAAGATTTTATTTTTTATTCCCATATTCTTGTTACTGTTTTGCCATTCGGCAGGCGCACAAGATTTTGTATACACACCAAAAAATCCGGCTTTTGGAGGAAATCCGTACAACTACAGCTGGATGTTAAGTTCGGCCGAGGCACAAAATACCATCGAAGCACCTAGCGATGGAACCGATCCTTACAGCCGTTACGGCAGCGATCCTGCATCAGATTTTGCGGAGAGTTTGAATAGACAGATATTAAGCCGTTTATCGCGCGAAATTGTTACACGCCAATTTGGTGAAGAGGCCCTTGAAGAAGGTTCTTATATTTTAGGCGATTACCAAATAGATATTGGTGATGCAGGAGGCGGAGTTAATATTACTATTTCTGACAATTCCACAGGTGCAACAACTACAGTGGAAGTACCATATTTTTAA